CTCTGCCGGCCTGCCCAGCCTGTCCGCTGACTTCTGACTGCTGTCAGAGTCAGACTCGTCGGTAAAGACGTCTGTTGGTATCGAGGTCTGGACCCCTGAGGTGCTCAATGAACTTGAGGTAACCGTTGAAGGAGAGGAAACTGGAGCAAACGAAGACAACGAAGAAGAGGGGACGTGGGGCTTCCCAGCTAAAGCTCTGGAGAAAGGGGCCTGGGACCAGGGTTTGCCTGCAGCCGTCGTGTTGAGGGGGGAGGCCGTGAAGGTGGTGGGGGTGCATGAAGATGAGGACGGCGTGGTGGCTGACGTCGTTGGCGGAGGGGATGGGGTGTTGTTTGAGTGAGTGGCAGACTGCGAGGTAGATGCGGTGTTAGGACTGGGGAAGCAGGCTGAAGAGTGAGGTAATAAACTAGTAGCGTGCTCTTTGGCATTTCTGGATCTCTTGATTGTTCTGTGTTTGTGCAAGGCTGAATCCAGGTGTTGACTTAGCGCTTTGTCCCCTTCTAGAGTGGTCTCACAGGCGAGGCAGTCGTAGAGGCCGCGCTCCGCCGCGTTCCCGCTGTTGGGGACCCGAAGCAACATCTCTTGCAGGTTTGCCACAGACTGACCGAAAAAGCAAATTGACTTGAGGTGGCTGATAGCCGCTTCCTCCTTGCTGAAGACAGCTTGACACTTGCGGCACGCCAGCCGGTATTGAACTTTGGGGACAATAAATTGGTCGAGAGGGGGGTCTGCACCTTTGTCGTCCACTTTGTGCTGCTCAGCGGCTGGGTTTTTGTGAGCGGAAGAGGTTTCAGCTGAGGAAGAGCTCTTCTGCTCCTCCGTTTTCGCCGGATCTTTGGCAGGGTCCTTACGATCCACCGAGTTCTGTGAGGGGGCTGCGGTTTGGCTTGCCTTGGGTTGCTGAATCTGCTGAAGCTGTCGCTGCTGCTGCTGAAGGGCCTCCTGCAAGCTCTGCTGATATTGCTGGTAATGCTGAAGCAAAGATCCCGGCGATAATCCCATCAGGGCCTGCGATAAAGATGGGTTGTAGGGGAAAAGACTTTCCATGCCATACATGGGCTGAAGATATCCACCTGGTATCTGAGGGGCGTAATACGGAGAGAAGCCTGGCATGAAGTAGGGCAGGAACTGGCTTGTTAGCAGAGCTGTTGGGTCGGAGGCTAATGCGGCCTGCAGAGCTTGAAGTTGGGCTGTATCGACCACGTACTCCATACCGGGCGTTGGCATCGATGTGGCCGGAACAGCCGagtcttgtttttctttcttggcACTGGCAGCAGAAGTGGAGGGAGCAGGAGTTCCGCCAGCTGAGGATGGGGTGGGAGGCTTTTCGGCCTTCTCCTTgggtttctctttctctctggccCTCTCGGAGTTGCGGCCTTTGTGGGAATCAGGGCGGGTGCACGGCTGCGTTGTCAAAGAGTTTGATGTAGATGTAGGGCTTGAGTGGGGAACAGACGTACTGGCCTGAGCTGGGCTGGGTGAAGCCAAGGAAGAGGATGAAGGGGTCTTGTTGGGTAAACCAGACGTAGGGAGACTAGGAGAGGGTACACTGGCACCAGGCATGTTCAGGAGGTTCGGAGGTTTGGGTGGGGTTAAAGCtgataagaaaaaaaatcacaaaaaaacatgattaagaAAGTTACAATATAGTTAACAGTAAGTAGTCTTTTATGCTTATGTAtctatcatttattaaaatgtatttttcttgcttaaaaaatgtatttaacgtatttataaaattacatttatttgtttaaatatgaaCTAGTGGTGTCAAATCAATGAATTGGTATTAATtgattacaaaataaatgtatatatttaagaaatatgagtAATACAATTTACATAATggataaatacaaatatacatttaaattagggctgtcaacgttaacgcgttaacgcatgcgattaattttttcaaattaacgcgtgagaaaatatttatcgcaattaacgcagcatccgtttgttttgacatcctttgtctagcgttacattatgtaatcacgctcttattcgtgtacaggcttttaaaccacttaagcgcgatttgaaacagttgctttgaggcgttcaatgaagatagaaagcttctaaactgtgggaagcggcaaaacgcaacgagaggtccagtctggtgtgtacagtaacggctgcgtcagtgaatctctgtcagacagcgcatccgtgttaagttctctttcgtgcttgaatggataaaaccacacaagattatgtcagaaagcccgttttgtctagcattttcttaagcacagacttcaaaagtgtaaaataaaatcttaaatgaatgcaaagagttgtgaaaatgggagtgcggtgacggtcagatctgcgtactgagacagctcttaaaggggccacgttcttaaacgtgctgctgtgactcctgtcactaatgttaatcaaagaacaaaataaaagaagaaatcaatgtgattttatagctttaatgagaattcttcggcatttaatttataatttagcattaaagactgtaaagtgtccttcaatttcctacatgagctctcaattatactgttgaatggctataattaatgttaaaataatcaatttaatagagacatcagttacaatactaatatcaaaatgttagctttcataaaatgatgctgttaaagaaatatgttgtttctacatcaatttgaagattaaatgtgaaattattaaaatgtaaaagtatattttaaaatataattgttgtgtgcgattaatcgtgattaatcacagaaaaaatgtgtgattaatccgattaattttttaatcgattgacagcactaatttaaatataaatgtatatatagttatgtaaatattttttatacaaacacatgtatgtgtgtgcatactgtatatacatataaacacaccacacatatactgtataaacacaaatatttattttggaatcgattaatcacaattaatcagtttgacagcactaatataaaTATCATTTAAGAAGCCTTAAACAGCCTATCAGAGGCATAATGAGATGACATACCTGAGTTTGATGAGTTAAAGCCTGGTATGGATGGACCACCAACACCTGGCAGGAGAACAGGGGGAATCCCCTGTAGATTCGGGTAACCTGACTGAAGGTTCAAGGCTTGCAGAGCAGATGTGTCAAACATCCCTTGTTGCTGCATGGCTTGTTGTTGCGCTAGTCCCAGGACCTCATTGGCTTTCTTGATACGATCCATCTCTTGTTGAGCCATTAGCTGACGAACCGTCGCAGGGTCAAAGTACTCTTTCTCTTTATCGAGCTGGCTTCCAATGGTATCCTTTACCTTGGAGATGTGTTGCTGAGAGAATATGTGGTCCCGCACTGAGTGCCGAGCACTGTATTTAATACCACACAGCGTGCACTCTGTCTTGGGTCCCTCATAAGATGTCTGGTTGATACCAAAGTGTTTGGCCATGCTGAGCTTAGCCTTCTTTTCCTTAGCACGAGCATTCTGAAACCAGACTTGAACAACTCTCTTTGGAAGTCCAATGTCATTGCCAAGTACCTCGCACTCTAGCATGGTGGGAGTCCTGTAATCATTAAAGCAAGACTTGAGCAACTTCAGCTGAAGATTAGACATCTGTGTACGGAAGCGCTTTTGACCAGGCCTGTCTCCACTATCGATGCTTCTACTTCCAGAAGCCCCTGGACTTGGTGAGCATGGGTCAGCCAGACTAGATGTTTCACTATAATCTatgatattttcattttcaaagtcTTTTGTGTAGTAGCTTGTTGCGGGACTCACTAGTCCTGATGACATCTGCTCATCATTCTCAATAGAGGGGATTGCACCCCCAGATTTAGACAAATAGTCTCCACTATTGTGGCTGTGCTTTGCATCAGCACTGTCATTGTCAACATTTGCTTCATCACCTGTGGTAGTATCAGTGATGGCTGTGTTCACCGATGAACAATCATCATTATCGAGTTTATTTTGatcaaagtttgtgtttactgaGGAAATAGTTGGGCTTTCGAACTCTTCTCCCCCTTCAACTTTGATAGATGTTGGGCTCAGAAGAGCTCTAGGGGACAAGTCCATGTTTTTGCTCACAGGTGACAGCGATGAACATTGGGCATCATTGCTGGAATGGGGAAGATGAGAGTAGCTAGACATATCTAGAGGATCCATCTTCAACTGCATAACCTCTTGTTCAGGTAACATACCAGAAAGTGCCAGATTGTAACCAGCACGTTTAGCTTCATGCCAGTGGCGTGAACGAATGTGGGCCTCAAGAGCAGTTTTAGCCTTGAACAGGGCTCGACAAAATGGGCAACGCCGGTGGGCCTGAGCGGGACCGACAGCCCGAAATTGTCCTTTTCTTTCTCTAGCTCTTGTGTTTTGGAACCATACCTGCACCACCCGTTTTTTAAGCCCCACCTCATGAGCAATGTGGTCAAGCATTTTACGAGTGGGATTAGAGTCAAGCAAATATTTCTGGTATAGAATCTCTAGTTGCTCGGGTGTAATGGTGGTTCGGAGTCGCTTGTCTCGTTGTGGCTCCTCTCCACTGTTCATGCTATCACTTTCTCCTGGACTAGTTCCAGCCTTTTCCTCCAACTTCCTCTTTAAGGAGTTCATTGTGGATGTAGGAGTTGATGGAGAGGTGGCAGAGTTGCTGGACATTTGTGGTATTGCACTTGCAAGGAGCTGGCTAGTCAGCAGAGGATTACTAGGATCAAATAACATAAAGGACATGTCCATTGGGCGGTCTAAAAACTGAGGATGAATAAACTGATTTTGGACACTCAGGAAATGAAGCTGCTGGTGTTCTTGCCAATGCTCAAATGAAGGAAAGGCAAGTTTGCACTGTTCGCACTGGTACGGGATCATTTGTTGGGCCAACTGCTGCTGGGAGGCAGATACTAAATGGGCATTAAGGGCCATTTGGGAACTCTGGGAGGTCTGACTTGTATGCGAAACAGAGGGACCACCACTATGCTGTTGCTGTTGAGAGAGGGAAGGTGAAGAACGTTTGGAATTCTTTGGGACTGTATGACTTTTCTCCTCTCTTTGCAGCCTCTGCTGCAGGCTCTCAGATGGATGACTGGTTTCTTGTTTCAAAGATGGCTgctctttttgacccaatgatgCTTCTGCAGAGTGTTTCGATTTCTCATCAAAAGAGTTTGATGTGTTAGCAGGTTTCGGCTCCTCGTTTTCATTGGATGTCATGTGAGAGAATGTAGAGGTGGAGGGAGGAAGAGGACACAGGCTTGATGATGAGGGCATTGGTGTCTGACCTGATGACCCAGACGGTGTGTAGTATTCGTGTGAGAGATCAAGAGAGTCCTCATTTTGGCTATCATACTGTCCGTCTTCCTCTTCATCTTTGTAACAATGCTTCTTTTGGTGTTTAATAAGATCAAATATACGCTGGAAAACTAGGCTACACTTCTTGCACTGATAGTTTAAGTTGGTCGTGCGAATGTATCGATCATTGGACAACTCTCGGCGATCGCCATCTTTCCCTCCATCTCCTTGGTTTTCATAGTTTTTGCGAGCTTTCTGTCTGGCATTTTGGAACCACACAACAATGACTCGTGTTGGTAGGCTCAGAAGATTGGACAATTGTTCAAATTCATCATCTTTAGGATAAGCATTAGCGTCAAAGAAATCTTGCAGTACCCTCAACTGGTAGTCTGTGAACCTCGTTCTTGAAGACCTCTTATTTCCATATGATTCATGTTTTTGGGGCTCTGGTGAGGGTGGCTTTGAATCAATTTTGGTTTCTTCCAGAGTGGTAATTGGAGGATTGTTGAAGTTATAAGGAGAGTCTTTGTTTCGCTGACGCTCTTTGAAAAGTGTGTTACGGAACCAGTGCTTGATGACTTTCTGAGGGAGTCCTGATTTATCTGCCATCTCCTTTATTTGTTCCTCATTTGGAGAGTTGTTGATGTCAAAATATTGGCGAAGCACCCTTAGCTGGTCATCTGTGATGCGGGTGCGGGGTCTTTTATTCTGTTGCTGCAGCATGGCGGGGGTAAGCTGCTGTTGGTAGAGATGGGCCAGATCAGTGGCAAGACTGGGCTCCACAGCTGGCAGTTGGGCAGGAATCTGAGACGGTAGTGACTGCAGTGACATTGACTGCATCATGAgtggagagaagagagggagatCCATTGACATTTGAATTTGAGGCAGTGGAACTGGGGGTTGTGGGGTTGAAGAAGTTGGTGGTGTGAGGGTAGAAGTAGTAACAGGTATATTTGGTGTTGGTACCCTTTGAGGAGGTGGCGGGGGAGGTGGGGGTGGAGGAGGCTGTGGTGGAGCAGTAGCAGCATCGGGTGTTTGAGGTCTCAGTGGGTACAGCTTGTCATATTGTTCTCTGTACTCTTTGGCAAATCTCTCTAGAAATCGGAAAGGAAAGAAAGCCTGGTGGATATGCTCCTGATGACTTTTCAGAATCAATATGTTGGAAAAGAGCTTCCCGCAGGTCTCACACTCCAGCTTCTCTAATCCTTCAATGGGGTCAACCACTCTGGTGATACCAGCTGACCCACTGGATCCAGATAAAGATCCGGTTGGCTTTCTTTGTGCTTTTTGCTTGTTCTCATTGTACTGAATTACCAACTCAAATCCAAAATTTTCCAACAGGGCTTTAGTGGCATTTCCACGAGCATCTGATGCAATCCTTGGAGGAGGAAATCCAGAGTCGTGGTTTAGATTTGCTACAGCTTGGGGAGTCTCTTTCTTGTCTTTGGACTTGTCTGACATGTCTTTTGCGGCATGATCCTCTGCTTTATCACAAATTTCTTTATCCTTTGGatgttctctttctttctcactgTGAGGAGAtgactttgtttttttgtctacGGGGTGAGAGAGAGCACTCTGCTGAAGCAAAGCCATTTGGCTTGAACCCTGGGAGTGGGAATGGGCTTGGTGCTGTTGCTGTAGGTGATGATGCAGAAGCTGCTGTTGTAAGCAGCTCTGCTGGGCAGAGTTTTTCTGTTCCTCCAACAGCGAAGCAGCAGATGCACTTAAGTTCAGTGAAGAGCTATTTAGGTTCATTTCTGGATTCAACTGAAATTCTGCCCCAGGAATGTAAAACGGAAAGAGAAGTTGCTGCTGCTGAAGTGGGAGAAGAGCATCTGTAGTCATAGGGAAGTGCTGGAGGAGAGGGTTAAAGAGGTGGGACTGAAGAAGAGCGGCCTGCTGAAACTCTTGTTGGAGTTGGGCTTGGGCCTGTGCTTGAGCTTGGGCcagctgctgctgttgttgctgAAGCTGCTGCTGATGGCCCCTTGAGGACATGATATCTGcaaatttcttctttttaaCATCATGATTCTCAGAAGGGGAGGAATGACAAGCAGAGTTGCCAAAATTCTCAACATTGTGAGCATGACTCAGATGGTTACCTCCTAGGATGCCTTGAGCTGCCTGAGCTCCTGCCGGAGAACTGCTGCTGTTGCTGGTGGTCGAGTTAGTGGTGGGAACAGGGCTTGAGGTTGAAGTGCTATTGGAAGTGCTTCCAGTTGGACCACTACTGCTCACGGAGCTAGAACTGCCACCGGCTGCTTCAAGCTTTGCTGCCCTGGCCTTGGTCTGATGAAGAACAGAGCGCATGTGAATCTCCAATGTAGAGCTCTGGCTGTATGCTACGTTGCACGTGCTGCACTTGAAGGGCTTATTATCAGGGCTGCTGGTTGGTTCTGGCTGGCCAGTGGTGGATTCCTGTAGGGCCCTTTTGACTTTGTGTAAGTGCGACACAGAGTTGTAATGTACAAGAAGGATGTTCTTTTGGGTAAATGACTCTTTGCAGACTGTGCACTTAAAAGGACGGGATGGATCTAAAAACTTCTCCATAGTAAAGTTGGGGCCTTTTCTAAATGGCAGGGCTCGTTTTGGTTCAGATCCAGAATCCTCTTGCAAAGATCCAGAGTCACTGCCAGTTGgactttgcttttcctctgGGTCGCTTTCTTCTCCTTCCTTATCATCATCAAGTAGACCACCCTGGTCCTCTCCAAGTGATGGATCACCCATAATCATTAAATCTCCATTCATCAGTAAACCTCCATAAAGCTGCTGAATATCGGCTTCACTCAGCTCCAGGTGACTGGTCTCCAGATGCTTCTTGAGTGCCTGCAAGGTCCTGAAGCTCCGCTGGCACAGACAACACATTGTGGCTGCACGGATTACATGGTATTGGGAATGGAGCTGTAGTTTCTCTATTGTCTTGAATGCCAAACTACACTGGTTGCAGCGATATTTGTAGACATGTCGATCAGAAACAGGCAGTTGGGGCCTTTTATTGTGGACCTCATTGAAGTGCATCTGAAGGGCATTGGAGGACTTGAAGACTTTGTTGCAGCCCTTTTTCCAACAAAGAAAAGCAGTGGAATCATCTTTTGAAGGCTGCTGTTCCTCAAGAGGAGACTTGCGAGATTCAGACGTGTCTGTGGCCAGGCAAACTCCTTTCTCAGACTCAATATCTGCCACATCTGCAATCACAAAAAAGCACACTTTAAATTTCTCATTAGGCACATACGTGTGAATTTACTAAATGTTTCCTCCACTGCAGGACAATCTGACCTGCTTGCTTTTTAGTGTCATCTGAGTTTGAGTTGGTCAAAGACTGAGGTGTGTTTTGAGTATCTCTGTCTGGTCCAGGGACTGGTATGAACATGCTTGCAGGCAGTACTTCTGATGCTGACACCTGGAAAAAAACAAGTTGTGTCACGTTAATTATAGTTCATAAATGACAACGACTCAATAAGGAATGCAAAACATCTTGAATTAACACTACAGACAAGCAAATTACAAATCTCAAGAGCATTGTTTCACATGCTTTTGTTTGGGGAAAATGAACTGTTGACACAGGTGAAAGATGTTGAGCACTTGAAAAAATTTTCAGCATCTTATTTAAACTGACTGAcaaatacattcatttttagatttgaatTCTTACACTTCGTTTGCCATCCATGGAATTTGCACTCCATGGTGTTTTGTCATGCACTGTGATAGTTAATGCAGCCAATTAGTGTGATGGGCTGTGAGGTCTACCTTAGCAAAAGCTTATTAGAGAGCCTAATTAAATAAGTCTTCCACCTcataaaatgtgcatttcatTCCAACAGAAAGCACGGTGCACTAAAATGCCGTCATTCTGCTTGGAATTCTGGGTAATGAAACTACTGCCAATTCCTGGATAATGACCAGCACTCTTTAACATACAGCGCTCATTAAGGTGTTTTTAAGGAGTATTATAATCTACAAATTATGCAAATTATCACTTGAAACAAAGCCATTAGTAAAAACTAACTTCAAATGTAGGCAGATGGTGAGCAGAATGTTTTGCAGTCCAACTgattagaaaatgaaaataatgaaagtAACGCTGAATATTGTTGCGATAAGTGCAAAAGGTCATCAAGGATTGCTTTGGTGTCAATCATACATGATTGACATGTGCAGTGTCTAACTTTAAAGAGCACGATTCTCCACGCATGCCTCTCACGCTCTCTATGTCTTTCTCATTAAAAAACAACAGATTCATTGACATGGCTTCTATTTAACAATAATCAGAGATTGAGATTGGAAAAGGTTGGGAGATGAGCCACTGTCTGCTTCACCTTCCTCCAATTAACTCCCAAACTGAACAATCAGCCCAACTCTTCATGCATTTTAATAGCGTAATGTTACCAAACTATCCTTTCTTCATTACCTGTTTGGAATTTCTTTAAGCTCAGTTCCTTCTCCAGTTCACAGCACAGGTTATGGATCAAAGGTTACTATTTGACAGTCCAGGAGGCTTTGATATCTTGGTCATGCTTTTAGTCATTGTAATGAGATTAtatcaacaaaaaatgtacaaatgtgacCTTGACAGCCGTAGACACAAACATGTGGAATCACACTAGACAAAATCTATTTATCAGCTTTTTACGCCACATCCCACCCCCCAAACCAACCAATGCTCTCCAAACTAAAAGTGTTAAATGCTTGTGGAGAGTTCCAGAAACAAAACATGCCAGTGATTAACATTACAAAGTGGACTGTTTCTAGACAACTGCATCATTAGGCAAAGAGCTCCGAGTGCCGAGAGTATCCCAAGGTCACTTTTAATTTGGGCCGTCTAATTGGCAAACATAGTTCCAAATGGCTATCATCTAGCCAGGCTCAGAATTAATGAAGCACAATTATTTTCATTACCCCTATCTTAGACAGACAGAACATtagacagagagtgagagagtgggGAGGGAGGGCAGGGCGAGCGAGCGAGGAAGAGTACATCTTTATGCAATTTTTGCAAGAAATAAAAGTAAACTGATTCAGAATTCATCAAGACTGTCTGCCTGACACACGGAACAGGATGAAATACCTATCTCTATCTCGCCCTACTTGTAAAAGAAGGTGCTGGTTTTAATGT
This region of Triplophysa rosa linkage group LG1, Trosa_1v2, whole genome shotgun sequence genomic DNA includes:
- the zfhx3b gene encoding zinc finger homeobox protein 3 isoform X2; the encoded protein is MESCESPVVSGTDDGLGSSATSQQQHHPQPWKDHPNAQVPPCNQPPSLEPLSLAAPHSAQLQNPKAPREAEREQQQQTQSQATSDSSATGRLHPKIKGLEEDEQEAVSCGEEDEDLEDLDDMEIDSCFPSLQPFPGIPMVPSGGGMPMLMRQQPSHRSGATESGSEEGEEEEEEEESSDVENLAGEIVYRPDGSAYIVESLSQLIQSDGSIEPGLLTSNSLPSGGKPGEPAGTSSSVYPQIINTFHIASSFGKWFGSSDQGFPNTSTLAGLSPVLHSFRVFDVRHKSNKDYLNSDGSAKKSCVSKDVPNNVDFSKFDGLALYGKGKPILMCFLCKLSFGYARSFVTHAVHDHRMTLCEDERQLLGHKQASAIIQGIGKDKEPLISFLEPKNKNSPPPPTLVPMNSGQSFYGTFSGVHLEGGGNIEGGESLLSKDSDLGLQQQALLTLGGLGSPKTLSLTSTPGPAKDSSALSMPQGRRTEGSVGKQGTYRGGDREAGTCESKALLPGEEMASEEDEELLLEEEDEEVEDEGTAVACSGSSNSGGRFVGESAVSNQSISKSPLLMPSSALQPSACLSAASPALSSKASASMSSSSIRGSEEGMAADGGGRTLELPLSFNCQGTMVPMAMAAAAGRGTEEDGAASSFASTSSPLASNAAAEESANRDSATAPEPNECPAEGDEDNDALLHHHHHLHHPHPSPNSHTHPHHAVPCDMSGMGECAQNHSSGGSGVECPKCDTVLGSSRSLGGHMTMMHSRNSCKTLKCPKCNWHYKYQQTLEAHMKEKHPDSGGSCGYCSSGQSHPRLARGESYTCGYKPFRCEVCNYSTTTKGNLSIHMQSDKHLNNMQTLQNGGSIPSASEQVFGHAPGGVVAISSAAQASGHHPTHHHHPAQSSTHHHHPAQSSTHHHHPAQSSTHMAGPCGAPSPTKPKSKPTWRCEVCDYETNVARNLRIHMTSEKHMHNMMLLQQNMTQMQHGRLGLGAMPSPSEAELYQYYLTQNMSLPPGLKMDPSGADAQFLFGGFHLDPNMAALAPALVGGDMAMDVRLGGGQLVSEELMTLGESLSQSSDPSLKLFQCAVCNRFTTDNLDVLGLHMSAERSLPEEEWRAVVGDSHQCKLCHYTTQLKANFQLHCKTDKHVQKYQLVAHIKEGGKGNEWRLKCVAIGNPVHLKCNACDYYTNSLEKLRMHTVNSRHEASLKLYKHLQQHENAVEGESCYYHCVLCNYSTKAKLNLIQHVRSMKHQRSESLRKLQRLQKGLPEEEEELSAIFTIRKCPSADTASSQSEREQTDSPVPSKRPPSRSEASESPLSSKRPRTAEKSSGEQMYQCPYCKFSNSDLNRLRMHVMTQHSVQPMFRCPLCQDMLNNKVHLQFHLTHLHSVAPDCVDKLIATVSASEVLPASMFIPVPGPDRDTQNTPQSLTNSNSDDTKKQADVADIESEKGVCLATDTSESRKSPLEEQQPSKDDSTAFLCWKKGCNKVFKSSNALQMHFNEVHNKRPQLPVSDRHVYKYRCNQCSLAFKTIEKLQLHSQYHVIRAATMCCLCQRSFRTLQALKKHLETSHLELSEADIQQLYGGLLMNGDLMIMGDPSLGEDQGGLLDDDKEGEESDPEEKQSPTGSDSGSLQEDSGSEPKRALPFRKGPNFTMEKFLDPSRPFKCTVCKESFTQKNILLVHYNSVSHLHKVKRALQESTTGQPEPTSSPDNKPFKCSTCNVAYSQSSTLEIHMRSVLHQTKARAAKLEAAGGSSSSVSSSGPTGSTSNSTSTSSPVPTTNSTTSNSSSSPAGAQAAQGILGGNHLSHAHNVENFGNSACHSSPSENHDVKKKKFADIMSSRGHQQQLQQQQQQLAQAQAQAQAQLQQEFQQAALLQSHLFNPLLQHFPMTTDALLPLQQQQLLFPFYIPGAEFQLNPEMNLNSSSLNLSASAASLLEEQKNSAQQSCLQQQLLHHHLQQQHQAHSHSQGSSQMALLQQSALSHPVDKKTKSSPHSEKEREHPKDKEICDKAEDHAAKDMSDKSKDKKETPQAVANLNHDSGFPPPRIASDARGNATKALLENFGFELVIQYNENKQKAQRKPTGSLSGSSGSAGITRVVDPIEGLEKLECETCGKLFSNILILKSHQEHIHQAFFPFRFLERFAKEYREQYDKLYPLRPQTPDAATAPPQPPPPPPPPPPPQRVPTPNIPVTTSTLTPPTSSTPQPPVPLPQIQMSMDLPLFSPLMMQSMSLQSLPSQIPAQLPAVEPSLATDLAHLYQQQLTPAMLQQQNKRPRTRITDDQLRVLRQYFDINNSPNEEQIKEMADKSGLPQKVIKHWFRNTLFKERQRNKDSPYNFNNPPITTLEETKIDSKPPSPEPQKHESYGNKRSSRTRFTDYQLRVLQDFFDANAYPKDDEFEQLSNLLSLPTRVIVVWFQNARQKARKNYENQGDGGKDGDRRELSNDRYIRTTNLNYQCKKCSLVFQRIFDLIKHQKKHCYKDEEEDGQYDSQNEDSLDLSHEYYTPSGSSGQTPMPSSSSLCPLPPSTSTFSHMTSNENEEPKPANTSNSFDEKSKHSAEASLGQKEQPSLKQETSHPSESLQQRLQREEKSHTVPKNSKRSSPSLSQQQQHSGGPSVSHTSQTSQSSQMALNAHLVSASQQQLAQQMIPYQCEQCKLAFPSFEHWQEHQQLHFLSVQNQFIHPQFLDRPMDMSFMLFDPSNPLLTSQLLASAIPQMSSNSATSPSTPTSTMNSLKRKLEEKAGTSPGESDSMNSGEEPQRDKRLRTTITPEQLEILYQKYLLDSNPTRKMLDHIAHEVGLKKRVVQVWFQNTRARERKGQFRAVGPAQAHRRCPFCRALFKAKTALEAHIRSRHWHEAKRAGYNLALSGMLPEQEVMQLKMDPLDMSSYSHLPHSSNDAQCSSLSPVSKNMDLSPRALLSPTSIKVEGGEEFESPTISSVNTNFDQNKLDNDDCSSVNTAITDTTTGDEANVDNDSADAKHSHNSGDYLSKSGGAIPSIENDEQMSSGLVSPATSYYTKDFENENIIDYSETSSLADPCSPSPGASGSRSIDSGDRPGQKRFRTQMSNLQLKLLKSCFNDYRTPTMLECEVLGNDIGLPKRVVQVWFQNARAKEKKAKLSMAKHFGINQTSYEGPKTECTLCGIKYSARHSVRDHIFSQQHISKVKDTIGSQLDKEKEYFDPATVRQLMAQQEMDRIKKANEVLGLAQQQAMQQQGMFDTSALQALNLQSGYPNLQGIPPVLLPGVGGPSIPGFNSSNSALTPPKPPNLLNMPGASVPSPSLPTSGLPNKTPSSSSLASPSPAQASTSVPHSSPTSTSNSLTTQPCTRPDSHKGRNSERAREKEKPKEKAEKPPTPSSAGGTPAPSTSAASAKKEKQDSAVPATSMPTPGMEYVVDTAQLQALQAALASDPTALLTSQFLPYFMPGFSPYYAPQIPGGYLQPMYGMESLFPYNPSLSQALMGLSPGSLLQHYQQYQQSLQEALQQQQRQLQQIQQPKASQTAAPSQNSVDRKDPAKDPAKTEEQKSSSSAETSSAHKNPAAEQHKVDDKGADPPLDQFIVPKVQYRLACRKCQAVFSKEEAAISHLKSICFFGQSVANLQEMLLRVPNSGNAAERGLYDCLACETTLEGDKALSQHLDSALHKHRTIKRSRNAKEHATSLLPHSSACFPSPNTASTSQSATHSNNTPSPPPTTSATTPSSSSCTPTTFTASPLNTTAAGKPWSQAPFSRALAGKPHVPSSSLSSFAPVSSPSTVTSSSLSTSGVQTSIPTDVFTDESDSDSSQKSADRLGRPAEEPQQPGCLKDSSSCSSNLASVGSDSIRL